Proteins encoded in a region of the Hippopotamus amphibius kiboko isolate mHipAmp2 chromosome 11, mHipAmp2.hap2, whole genome shotgun sequence genome:
- the ADGRF5 gene encoding adhesion G protein-coupled receptor F5 isoform X2, with translation MNSPRRTTLCFLIIVIFSSRATLNLKLESIVYPSLLGEHELAREDPVRHKRAVAMSSPAAEAFTVDVEISFENASFLEPIRAYLNSLSFPIQGNDTDPATNILSMEVTTVCRPAGNEIWCSCETGYKWPQDRCLHNLTCQGRDGSPCSCLKGLPPKGPFCQLQGDITLRMSVRLNVGFQEDLRNSSSALYRSYKTDLETAFWKGYSILPGFKSVTVTEFRPGSVVVMYEVVTTRAPPELMHIANKQVTQTLNQTYKMDSNSYQGTYSNETKFSITPEIIFEGDTVTLMCENEVSSSNVSWQHMETGFDIQNSSRFSIYTSVLNNTTSVSCLTIHNITQDDAGEYICKLTLDVFEYESRKKVDVTSIQILADEDMKVMCDNNPVSLNCCSEMNVNWSQVEWKQEGNISILGISETGIDSGCSRYTLTPNGTQCPSRSSGMTVVYTCEFISAHGARGSKDIKVTFISVANLKITPDPISVSEGQSFSIKCISDVSNYDEVYWNTSAGIKIYKKFYTTRRYPNRAESVLTVKTSTREWNGTYHCIFRYKNSYSVVAKDVTIHPLPLEPNIMVDPLEAAIPCTSSHPIKCCIEEDGHYKVTFQVGSSSFPPAKEVNGKQVCYKHHFMGNSVSCPENVEVFCHFTNAANNSVRSPSMKLNLVPGENITCQDPIIGAGEPGKVIQKLCQFSNIPRIPGSPIGGIITYRCVGSKWKVKRNDCISAPINILLQLAEALIKSPSQDEKLPSYLKNLSISTNQVKLEVSSFPGSLGAIINILDLLSTVPTQVNSEMMTHVLATVSVILGKPVLNTWMMSQQQRTSQSSQLLDSVERFSRALRSEDSTISQPNVQMKSMVIKPGHPKSYKQSFVFLDSDLWGNVTINECQLEHLQPDSFIVTVAFPTLKTILVQDAPGKNFANSLVMTTTVSHNITAPFRILMTFKNNNPSGGVPRCVFWNFNLNNHTGGWDSSGCYVKEVAEDSVSCSCDHLTSFSILMSPDSPDPDSLLKILLDIISYIGLCFSILSLAACLVVEAIVWKSVTKNRTSSMRHTCIVNIAASLLVADVWFIAAAAIHDHHYPLNETACVAATFFIHFFYLSVFFWMLTLGLMLFYRLVFILHDTSKSIQKAIAFSLGYGCPLVISVITVGATQPREVYTRKNACWLNWEDTKALLAFVIPALIIVVTNMTITAVVITKILRPSIGDKPSKQEKSSLFQITKSIGVLTPLLGLTWGFGLATVFQGSNAVFHIVFTLLNAFQGLFILLFGCLWDQKVQEALLNKFSLSRWSSQHSKSTSLGSSTPVFSMSSPISRRFNNLFGKTGTYNVSTPETTSSSVENTSSAYSLLN, from the exons TTGCCATGAGTAGTCCTGCAGCTGAAGCGTTCACTGTTGACGTTGAGATCAGTTTTGAAAATGCCTCCTTCCTGGAGCCTATCAGAGCTTACTTGAACAGCCTCAGTTTTCCAATCCAAGGGAATGACACTGACCCAGCTACCAACATTTTGAGCATGGAGGTGACAACAG TCTGCAGACCAGCTGGAAATGAAATCTGGTGCTCCTGTGAGACCGGCTATAAGTGGCCTCAGGACAGGTGTCTCCACAATCTCACTTGTCAAGGGCGTGATGGCTCCCCCTGCAGTTGCCTTAAGGGACTGCCTCCCAAGGGACCATTTTGCCAGCTCCAGGGAG ATATTACCCTAAGAATGTCGGTCAGACTCAATGTGGGCTTTCAAGAAGATCTCAGGAACTCTTCCTCTGCCCTCTATAGGTCCTACAAGACTGACTTGGAAACAGCG ttCTGGAAGGGCTACAGTATTTTACCAGGCTTTAAATCGGTGACCGTGACAGAATTCAG GCCCGGAAGTGTGGTTGTGATGTATGAAGTCGTGACAACAAGAGCACCACCTGAATTAATGCATATAGCAAACAAGCAAGTCACACAGACCCTCAATCAGACCTACAAGATGGACAGCAATTCCTACCAGGGTACTTACAGTA ATGAAACTAAGTTCTCCATCACACCAGAAATCATCTTTGAAGGGGATACGGTAACTCTGATGTGTGAGAACGAAGTTTCATCCTCCAACGTGTCCTGGCAGCACATGGAAACGGGCTTCGACATCCAGAACAGCAGCAGATTCTCCATCTACACCTCCGTGCTCAACAACACGACCTCCGTGTCTTGCCTCACCATTCACAACATCACTCAGGATGATGCGG gtgaatatatttgcaaactGACATTAGATGTTTTTGAATATGAGTCCAGAAAAAAAGTAGATGTTACATCCATCCAGATTTTGGCAGATGAAGACATGAAGGTGATGTGTGACAACAATCCTGTGTCTTTGAACTGCTGCAGTGAGATGAACGTGAATTGGAGTCAAGTTGAATGGAAGCAAGAGGGGAATATAAGCATTCTAG GAATCTCTGAAACAGGCATAGACTCTGGCTGCAGCAGATACACCCTCACGCCCAATGGCACTCAGTGTCCGAGCAGGTCGTCTGGAATGACAGTGGTCTACACGTGCGAGTTCATCAGCGCCCACGGAGCCAGAGGCAGTAAGGACATAAAAGTGACATTCATCTCTGTGG CCAATCTAAAAATAACCCCGGACCCAATTTCTGTTTCTGAGGGACAAAGCTTTTCTATAAAGTGCATCAGTGATGTGAGTAACTATGATGAGGTGTACTGGAACACTTCTGctggaattaaaatatacaaaaagtttTATACCACGAGGAGGTATCCTAATAGAGCAGAGTCGGTGCTGACCGTGAAGACCTCAACTAGGGAGTGGAATG GAACCTATCACTGCATATTTCGATATAAGAATTCGTACAGTGTTGTGGCCAAAGATGTCACCATCCACCCGCTGCCCCTAGAGCCTAATATCATGGTTGATCCTTTGGAAGCTGCAATTCCATGCACAAGCTCCCATCCTATCAAATGCTGCATTGAGGAGGATGGACACTACAAGGTCACTTTCCAAGTGGGTTCCTCGTCCTTTCCACCTG CAAAAGAAGTTAATGGAAAGCAAGTGTGCTACAAACACCATTTCATGGGAAACTCAGTTTCCTGTCCAGAAAATGTGGAAGTGTTTTGTCACTTTACCAATGCTGCTAATAATTCAGTCAGGAGCCCATCAATGAAGCTTAAtctggttcctg gggagaacATCACATGCCAAGATCCTATCATAGGTGCTGGGGAGCCTGGAAAAGTCATCCAGAAGCTTTGCCAGTTCTCGAACATTCCCAGAATCCCTGGGAGTCCCATTGGCGGGATCATAACTTACAGATGTGTGGGCTCCAAGTGGAAAGTCAAGAGAAACGACTGTATTTCCGCCCCAATAAATATTCTGCTCCAGCTGGCCGAG GCTTTGATCAAGAGCCCCTCTCAGGATGAGAAGCTCCCTTCGTACCTAAAGAATCTTTCCATTAGCACAAACCAGGTGAAACTTGAAGTCAGCTCATTTCCTGGGAGCCTGGGAGCCATTATTAACATCCTTGATTTGCTGTCAACAGTTCCAACCCAAGTGAATTCAGAAATGATGACG CACGTCCTCGCCACAGTCAGCGTCATCCTGGGCAAGCCTGTCCTGAATACCTGGATGATGTCACAACAGCAAAGGACCAGTCAGAGCTCACAGTTACTGGATTCAGTGGAAAGATTTTCCCGAGCCCTGAGGTCAGAAGATAGCACCATCTCCCAGCCTAATGTACAGATGAAGAGCATGGTCATAAAACCTGGCCACCCCAAATCCTACAAACAGAGCTTTGTCTTCTTAGACTCTGACCTCTGGGGCAATGTGACCATTAATGAATGCCAGCTGGAACACCTGCAACCAGATTCATTTATCGTCACTGTGGCTTTCCCAACTCTCAAGACCATCCTCGTCCAGGATGCTCCGGGAAAGAATTTTGCAAACAGCTTAGTTATGACAACCACTGTCAGCCACAATATAACTGCGCCATTCAGGATTTTGATGACTTTCAAAAACAACAACCCTTCGGGCGGGGTACCTCGGTGTGTCTTCTGGAACTTCAACCTCAACAACCACACAGGGGGGTGGGACAGCAGTGGGTGTTATGTGAAAGAAGTCGCCGAGGACAGTGTGTCCTGCAGCTGTGACCACCTCACCTCATTCTCCATCCTCATGTCCCCTGATTCCCCAGACCCTGATTCTCTCCTGAAAATACTACTGGATATCATTTCCTACATCGGGCTGTGCTTTTCCATCTTGAGCTTAGCAGCCTGTCTCGTCGTGGAAGCCATAGTGTGGAAATCGGTGACCAAGAACCGGACTTCCTCCATGCGTCACACCTGCATCGTGAATATCGCTGCCTCCCTTCTGGTCGCCGACGTCTGGTTCATCGCAGCCGCCGCCATCCACGACCATCACTACCCACTCAATGAGACGGCCTGTGTGGCCGCCACCTTCTTCATCCACTTCTTCTACCTCAGCGTCTTCTTCTGGATGCTGACTCTGGGCCTCATGCTCTTCTACCGCCTGGTTTTCATCCTGCACGACACGAGCAAGTCCATTCAGAAGGCTATTGCCTTTTCTCTGGGCTACGGCTGCCCTCTGGTCATCTCCGTCATCACGGTGGGGGCCACCCAGCCCCGGGAGGTCTACACGCGGAAGAATGCCTGTTGGCTCAACTGGGAGGACACCAAGGCCCTGCTGGCCTTTGTCATCCCGGCACTGATCATCGTGGTGACCAACATGACCATCACGGCCGTGGTCATTACCAAGATCCTGCGACCTTCCATCGGGGACAAACCCAGCAAGCAGGAGAAGAGCAGCCTGTTCCAGATCACCAAGAGCATCGGGGTCCTCACGCCGCTCTTGGGGCTCACCTGGGGGTTCGGTCTCGCCACCGTGTTCCAGGGGAGCAATGCTGTGTTCCATATTGTATTTACCCTCCTCAATGCCTTCCAG GGATTATTCATTTTACTCTTTGGATGCCTCTGGGATCAGAAG GTACAGGAAGCCTTGCTGAATAAGTTTTCACTGTCGAGATGGTCTTCACAGCACTCAAAG tCAACATCCCTAGGTTCATCCACACCTGTATTTTCTATGAGTTCTCCAATATCAAGAAGATTTAACAATTTGTTTGGTAAAACAG GAACATACAATGTTTCCACCCCGGAAACAACCAGCTCATCCGTGGAAAACACATCCAGTGCCTATTCATTGCTCAACTGA
- the ADGRF5 gene encoding adhesion G protein-coupled receptor F5 isoform X4 — translation MSSPAAEAFTVDVEISFENASFLEPIRAYLNSLSFPIQGNDTDPATNILSMEVTTVCRPAGNEIWCSCETGYKWPQDRCLHNLTCQGRDGSPCSCLKGLPPKGPFCQLQGADITLRMSVRLNVGFQEDLRNSSSALYRSYKTDLETAFWKGYSILPGFKSVTVTEFRPGSVVVMYEVVTTRAPPELMHIANKQVTQTLNQTYKMDSNSYQGTYSNETKFSITPEIIFEGDTVTLMCENEVSSSNVSWQHMETGFDIQNSSRFSIYTSVLNNTTSVSCLTIHNITQDDAGEYICKLTLDVFEYESRKKVDVTSIQILADEDMKVMCDNNPVSLNCCSEMNVNWSQVEWKQEGNISILGISETGIDSGCSRYTLTPNGTQCPSRSSGMTVVYTCEFISAHGARGSKDIKVTFISVANLKITPDPISVSEGQSFSIKCISDVSNYDEVYWNTSAGIKIYKKFYTTRRYPNRAESVLTVKTSTREWNGTYHCIFRYKNSYSVVAKDVTIHPLPLEPNIMVDPLEAAIPCTSSHPIKCCIEEDGHYKVTFQVGSSSFPPAKEVNGKQVCYKHHFMGNSVSCPENVEVFCHFTNAANNSVRSPSMKLNLVPGENITCQDPIIGAGEPGKVIQKLCQFSNIPRIPGSPIGGIITYRCVGSKWKVKRNDCISAPINILLQLAEALIKSPSQDEKLPSYLKNLSISTNQVKLEVSSFPGSLGAIINILDLLSTVPTQVNSEMMTHVLATVSVILGKPVLNTWMMSQQQRTSQSSQLLDSVERFSRALRSEDSTISQPNVQMKSMVIKPGHPKSYKQSFVFLDSDLWGNVTINECQLEHLQPDSFIVTVAFPTLKTILVQDAPGKNFANSLVMTTTVSHNITAPFRILMTFKNNNPSGGVPRCVFWNFNLNNHTGGWDSSGCYVKEVAEDSVSCSCDHLTSFSILMSPDSPDPDSLLKILLDIISYIGLCFSILSLAACLVVEAIVWKSVTKNRTSSMRHTCIVNIAASLLVADVWFIAAAAIHDHHYPLNETACVAATFFIHFFYLSVFFWMLTLGLMLFYRLVFILHDTSKSIQKAIAFSLGYGCPLVISVITVGATQPREVYTRKNACWLNWEDTKALLAFVIPALIIVVTNMTITAVVITKILRPSIGDKPSKQEKSSLFQITKSIGVLTPLLGLTWGFGLATVFQGSNAVFHIVFTLLNAFQGLFILLFGCLWDQKVQEALLNKFSLSRWSSQHSKSTSLGSSTPVFSMSSPISRRFNNLFGKTGTYNVSTPETTSSSVENTSSAYSLLN, via the exons ATGAGTAGTCCTGCAGCTGAAGCGTTCACTGTTGACGTTGAGATCAGTTTTGAAAATGCCTCCTTCCTGGAGCCTATCAGAGCTTACTTGAACAGCCTCAGTTTTCCAATCCAAGGGAATGACACTGACCCAGCTACCAACATTTTGAGCATGGAGGTGACAACAG TCTGCAGACCAGCTGGAAATGAAATCTGGTGCTCCTGTGAGACCGGCTATAAGTGGCCTCAGGACAGGTGTCTCCACAATCTCACTTGTCAAGGGCGTGATGGCTCCCCCTGCAGTTGCCTTAAGGGACTGCCTCCCAAGGGACCATTTTGCCAGCTCCAGGGAG CAGATATTACCCTAAGAATGTCGGTCAGACTCAATGTGGGCTTTCAAGAAGATCTCAGGAACTCTTCCTCTGCCCTCTATAGGTCCTACAAGACTGACTTGGAAACAGCG ttCTGGAAGGGCTACAGTATTTTACCAGGCTTTAAATCGGTGACCGTGACAGAATTCAG GCCCGGAAGTGTGGTTGTGATGTATGAAGTCGTGACAACAAGAGCACCACCTGAATTAATGCATATAGCAAACAAGCAAGTCACACAGACCCTCAATCAGACCTACAAGATGGACAGCAATTCCTACCAGGGTACTTACAGTA ATGAAACTAAGTTCTCCATCACACCAGAAATCATCTTTGAAGGGGATACGGTAACTCTGATGTGTGAGAACGAAGTTTCATCCTCCAACGTGTCCTGGCAGCACATGGAAACGGGCTTCGACATCCAGAACAGCAGCAGATTCTCCATCTACACCTCCGTGCTCAACAACACGACCTCCGTGTCTTGCCTCACCATTCACAACATCACTCAGGATGATGCGG gtgaatatatttgcaaactGACATTAGATGTTTTTGAATATGAGTCCAGAAAAAAAGTAGATGTTACATCCATCCAGATTTTGGCAGATGAAGACATGAAGGTGATGTGTGACAACAATCCTGTGTCTTTGAACTGCTGCAGTGAGATGAACGTGAATTGGAGTCAAGTTGAATGGAAGCAAGAGGGGAATATAAGCATTCTAG GAATCTCTGAAACAGGCATAGACTCTGGCTGCAGCAGATACACCCTCACGCCCAATGGCACTCAGTGTCCGAGCAGGTCGTCTGGAATGACAGTGGTCTACACGTGCGAGTTCATCAGCGCCCACGGAGCCAGAGGCAGTAAGGACATAAAAGTGACATTCATCTCTGTGG CCAATCTAAAAATAACCCCGGACCCAATTTCTGTTTCTGAGGGACAAAGCTTTTCTATAAAGTGCATCAGTGATGTGAGTAACTATGATGAGGTGTACTGGAACACTTCTGctggaattaaaatatacaaaaagtttTATACCACGAGGAGGTATCCTAATAGAGCAGAGTCGGTGCTGACCGTGAAGACCTCAACTAGGGAGTGGAATG GAACCTATCACTGCATATTTCGATATAAGAATTCGTACAGTGTTGTGGCCAAAGATGTCACCATCCACCCGCTGCCCCTAGAGCCTAATATCATGGTTGATCCTTTGGAAGCTGCAATTCCATGCACAAGCTCCCATCCTATCAAATGCTGCATTGAGGAGGATGGACACTACAAGGTCACTTTCCAAGTGGGTTCCTCGTCCTTTCCACCTG CAAAAGAAGTTAATGGAAAGCAAGTGTGCTACAAACACCATTTCATGGGAAACTCAGTTTCCTGTCCAGAAAATGTGGAAGTGTTTTGTCACTTTACCAATGCTGCTAATAATTCAGTCAGGAGCCCATCAATGAAGCTTAAtctggttcctg gggagaacATCACATGCCAAGATCCTATCATAGGTGCTGGGGAGCCTGGAAAAGTCATCCAGAAGCTTTGCCAGTTCTCGAACATTCCCAGAATCCCTGGGAGTCCCATTGGCGGGATCATAACTTACAGATGTGTGGGCTCCAAGTGGAAAGTCAAGAGAAACGACTGTATTTCCGCCCCAATAAATATTCTGCTCCAGCTGGCCGAG GCTTTGATCAAGAGCCCCTCTCAGGATGAGAAGCTCCCTTCGTACCTAAAGAATCTTTCCATTAGCACAAACCAGGTGAAACTTGAAGTCAGCTCATTTCCTGGGAGCCTGGGAGCCATTATTAACATCCTTGATTTGCTGTCAACAGTTCCAACCCAAGTGAATTCAGAAATGATGACG CACGTCCTCGCCACAGTCAGCGTCATCCTGGGCAAGCCTGTCCTGAATACCTGGATGATGTCACAACAGCAAAGGACCAGTCAGAGCTCACAGTTACTGGATTCAGTGGAAAGATTTTCCCGAGCCCTGAGGTCAGAAGATAGCACCATCTCCCAGCCTAATGTACAGATGAAGAGCATGGTCATAAAACCTGGCCACCCCAAATCCTACAAACAGAGCTTTGTCTTCTTAGACTCTGACCTCTGGGGCAATGTGACCATTAATGAATGCCAGCTGGAACACCTGCAACCAGATTCATTTATCGTCACTGTGGCTTTCCCAACTCTCAAGACCATCCTCGTCCAGGATGCTCCGGGAAAGAATTTTGCAAACAGCTTAGTTATGACAACCACTGTCAGCCACAATATAACTGCGCCATTCAGGATTTTGATGACTTTCAAAAACAACAACCCTTCGGGCGGGGTACCTCGGTGTGTCTTCTGGAACTTCAACCTCAACAACCACACAGGGGGGTGGGACAGCAGTGGGTGTTATGTGAAAGAAGTCGCCGAGGACAGTGTGTCCTGCAGCTGTGACCACCTCACCTCATTCTCCATCCTCATGTCCCCTGATTCCCCAGACCCTGATTCTCTCCTGAAAATACTACTGGATATCATTTCCTACATCGGGCTGTGCTTTTCCATCTTGAGCTTAGCAGCCTGTCTCGTCGTGGAAGCCATAGTGTGGAAATCGGTGACCAAGAACCGGACTTCCTCCATGCGTCACACCTGCATCGTGAATATCGCTGCCTCCCTTCTGGTCGCCGACGTCTGGTTCATCGCAGCCGCCGCCATCCACGACCATCACTACCCACTCAATGAGACGGCCTGTGTGGCCGCCACCTTCTTCATCCACTTCTTCTACCTCAGCGTCTTCTTCTGGATGCTGACTCTGGGCCTCATGCTCTTCTACCGCCTGGTTTTCATCCTGCACGACACGAGCAAGTCCATTCAGAAGGCTATTGCCTTTTCTCTGGGCTACGGCTGCCCTCTGGTCATCTCCGTCATCACGGTGGGGGCCACCCAGCCCCGGGAGGTCTACACGCGGAAGAATGCCTGTTGGCTCAACTGGGAGGACACCAAGGCCCTGCTGGCCTTTGTCATCCCGGCACTGATCATCGTGGTGACCAACATGACCATCACGGCCGTGGTCATTACCAAGATCCTGCGACCTTCCATCGGGGACAAACCCAGCAAGCAGGAGAAGAGCAGCCTGTTCCAGATCACCAAGAGCATCGGGGTCCTCACGCCGCTCTTGGGGCTCACCTGGGGGTTCGGTCTCGCCACCGTGTTCCAGGGGAGCAATGCTGTGTTCCATATTGTATTTACCCTCCTCAATGCCTTCCAG GGATTATTCATTTTACTCTTTGGATGCCTCTGGGATCAGAAG GTACAGGAAGCCTTGCTGAATAAGTTTTCACTGTCGAGATGGTCTTCACAGCACTCAAAG tCAACATCCCTAGGTTCATCCACACCTGTATTTTCTATGAGTTCTCCAATATCAAGAAGATTTAACAATTTGTTTGGTAAAACAG GAACATACAATGTTTCCACCCCGGAAACAACCAGCTCATCCGTGGAAAACACATCCAGTGCCTATTCATTGCTCAACTGA